From the genome of Pseudomonadota bacterium:
CCCGCTGACGCCCGCCGTATCGCCGAAACCACGGCCTTCGTCGACAACGGCCAGATCGTCGCAACCGGACCAACGGCCGATATCCTTGACCGCCCCCCGACGCCGGAGATCGCGGAGTATCTCGGCATCGATCGGGCCTAATAGAGCACAGCCGTATCAACAGGGGTTTGTTGAGGCGGTGACCACAGCCGGTGCGTGTGTTGCTGACAGCCTCCCTTGTTTGGCATTATTGAACGGCTGTTCAGGAGACCGAATTTATGGCCGTCACGTCCGCAATGACCAAGATCGATACCATCGCCGCGAAGCGTCTGGACTTCGATGCGATCCCGGTGATCGACTTCGGGCCGTTTCTCAATGGCACCGACGAACAAAAAAGGCAGGTCGCCGAGGAGATAGGCGAGGCTTGCCGGCGGGTCGGTTTCTTTTACATCAAGGACCACGGCATCCCGCAAACGACAATCGATGAACTGCTAACGCAGACTCAGAGCTTCTTTAGACAACCCATTGAAAAGAAAATGGAAATTGATGCCAAGAAAGTCGGGCGTCATCGCGGTTTCATTCCTTTTGGCGACCTCTATGCCGGGCCGAACGCGAAGCCGGACGTGCAGGAGGGATTTGAGCTTTCCATGGAATTGCCGGCCGACGATCCCGACTATCTGGCAGGCAGCATCATGTATGGGCCCAATGTCTGGCCGGACAACCTGCCCGGTTTTCGCGATGGTGTTTATGGCTACTTCGAAGCGGTCATGGACCTCGGCTTCAAGCTCTTTAATGCCTTCGAAATGGCGCTCGGTCTGCCGCTTGGCTACTTCGACCCTTACCTCGACAAACCGATGAGTCAGCTCCGCCTGCTCTATTACCCGCCCCAGGAAGGCGAGATCGATCCCGACATGATCGGCATCGGCGCCCATACCGATTACGAGTGCTTCACGCTGCTTCTGCAGGACGACAGCGGCGGTCTGCAGGTCGGGAACCGCGACGGCGACTGGATCGAGGCAACGCCCATACCCGGGACCATCATCGTCAATGTCGGCGACATGCTGATGCGCTGGACGAACGACGAGTTCGTCTCGACCCCGCATCGGGTGATCAACACGTCCGGCAAAGAGCGCATGTCTTTTCCGCTGTTCTTCGCCGCCAACCACCGG
Proteins encoded in this window:
- a CDS encoding 2-oxoglutarate and iron-dependent oxygenase domain-containing protein, with amino-acid sequence MAVTSAMTKIDTIAAKRLDFDAIPVIDFGPFLNGTDEQKRQVAEEIGEACRRVGFFYIKDHGIPQTTIDELLTQTQSFFRQPIEKKMEIDAKKVGRHRGFIPFGDLYAGPNAKPDVQEGFELSMELPADDPDYLAGSIMYGPNVWPDNLPGFRDGVYGYFEAVMDLGFKLFNAFEMALGLPLGYFDPYLDKPMSQLRLLYYPPQEGEIDPDMIGIGAHTDYECFTLLLQDDSGGLQVGNRDGDWIEATPIPGTIIVNVGDMLMRWTNDEFVSTPHRVINTSGKERMSFPLFFAANHRTVVRCLPQFQGPDNPPKYPPTRSGWWTETMITEVYEYRAAHRGTVPNPELDWDAPDPVD